CGTGCCGGTGCAGCCGCTGCGTCCGCCGCGTTCGCGCGACCGCATGGCGGTGTGGCTCGCGCTGATTTTCTCTTTCGCGGTCATGCTGGCCTTGTTCGCCGCATGGGCGTTGCAGCGTCCGTTGCGCTCGCTTGCGCAGGCGGTCACGCGTTTCGGCCGTGGTCTGCCGGTGCCGCCGGTGCCCGAGCGCGGTCCGCGCGAATTGCGGCAGCTCACGCACGGCTTCAACCAGATGGTTCAGGAAGTGGCGCGCACCGAGAATGACCGTGCGGTGATGCTGGCCGGCGTCGCGCATGATCTGAAGACGCCGCTCGCGCGTCTGCGGCTGCGCGCCGAGATGATGGAAGAAGTGAAGATGCGCGACGGTGTGGTGCGCGACGTCGATTCGATGACCCACATCGTCGAGCAGTTCCTGGTGTTCGCGCATGACGGCGCCGACCGCAGCGAAGCGGTCGAGGTCGACGCGCAATGCGAACGGGTGGTGCGCAGCTATCGCGCGGTGGCGTCGGGCGCGACCACCGTGCAGACCGAACTGCACGCGGGTCCGGCGTTCCTGCTGCCGGCCGCGACGCTCGACCGCATCCTGTCGAACCTGCTGGACAATGCGCACGCGTATGGCGCGCCGCCCATCGTGGTCGCCACCGCGCGCACCGCGCAGGGTTATACGTTATCGGTCAGAGACAACGGCAGCGGGATCGCCGCGCAGGACCTGATCAATGCCAGCCGGCCGTTCGTGCGGCTCGATCCGGCGCGTGGCGGCAACGGCCACAGCGGCCTGGGGCTCGCGATCGTCGAGCGTCTGGTGCGGCGTGCGGGTGGAGAGTGGGAAATCGGCAACCACGAGGGGCGTGGGTTGCGTGTGCTGATGAGTTTTCCGTTCGAGGTCGTGCCGCGAGTCGCGGCGGCTTCGGAGAGCGTCTGGTAAATGGTGCAAGAGGCGCCATAGGCGCAAGACGCGCCGCGATCCGCGACACGACCCGGCGCGTCAGTCCGAGAACAGCGTGTTCAGCGCATTCGCCGCGTCGCCGTCCACCGTATTCCACGTCACCGTTTCGGCTTCGAAAATATAGTGGGTCGTGTATTTGCCGAGGCGCGCGAGAATCTCCTCCTGAATCAGCTCGGGCGCGACGTCGAGCTTCAGATACCACGCGGTGGATGACAGGCGCGTCTGGAACGCGCCGTATTCGGCCAGCAGATGATCGAATGCGTGAGCGTCCTGATCCCGACAGACGATGACCAAATTTCCCTTCATGCGAATCTCCCGTTAAAGCAGTAGCGGCAACCTGGATTTCAGGGTCGATCATACCTGCTTCGTTACGGGACGCTGGCGGCGCGCGCTTGCGTTACATCACCGGAAGCCGATCACCAGACGCTTGCCACGGTGCGCGCGGGCGGTGCGGTGTCGTCGGGCGGCAGCGCCTCGGTGCGGTCGCGGCCGCCCGATTTCGCCGCGTAGAGCGCGGTGTCCGCGCGGCTGATGATGCGCTCGGGCAGATCGTCGGGCGACAGCTCGGTGATGCCGATGCTCACGCTCAGGCCGACCGAGGCGGGCAGCTTCGGCGACGGAACCGCCTTCAGCCGCAATCTCAAGCGTTCGACGACTTCGCGCCCGCCGGCCAGCGCCGTGGCCGGCAGCAGCAAGCCGAATTCCTCGCCGCCCAGTCGGCCGATCGCGTCGGCGCCGCGGAGTTCGGCGCGGCAGGTGTCGACGAAATGTTCGAGCGCGCGATCGCCGGCCGCGTGGCCGAAACGGTCGTTGATCTGCTTGAAGTGATCGAGATCGGCGATCGCCATGCACAGCGGTTCGTTGCTCGCATGCGCGCGTTCTATCTCGTGTCGCAGCAGGTCGAGGAAATAGCGTCGCGACAGCGCGCCGGTCAGCGCATCGTGACGCGCCTCGGCCGACAGCAGCGTATTGGCTGCCTGCAACTGCTCGGCGAGATCGCGGGTGGCGCGATGATGGCGCCGCTCGCGTACGTACGACACGGTGATCACCCATGCCAGCGCGACCGTGCCGGCCAGCGTCAGAAACACCAGCAGATGATCGCGCTTGTGGTTGCGCAGCAGTTCGGGCCAGGCCGCGAGCGGATCGACCAGATGCGCGGACAGACCCGAGTTCAGCCCGGTGCGGGCCTGATACAGCGACGGCACGGGGCGCTCGGCCATGCCGAACAGCTGTCCGGCGATCGCGGCGGGCACCCACGGCGCCTGGTCGCGCACCTGCTCGTCGACGCGAATCTTGATGTCGGAAAACGTCTCGCGGCGATACACGACCTTGCGGTCCTCGACGCTCATCTGCGTGACGCGCGAGTTCGGCAGCGCGTGGCCTTCGAGCGAGCTGTCGTGCGCCATGATGATGACGCCGTTTTCATCCGCGACGAAGGTGCCGGCGTGCGCGACCCAGTGGCGTAGCCGCGCGATCCCGACCTTGGCGACCACCACGCCGACCAGCAGGCCGTCCGCGTAGACCGGCGCGGCGATGAAGATGCCCGGCTCGCCGCTCGCGCGGCCCACGCCGTAGGCTTCGGCGAACGCGCCGAGCAGCGCGTTGGCGAGATAGCCGCGCTGGCGCATGTCGACGCCGACGAACGACTGCTGCGCCGCCAGCGGATTACTCACCGAATTGCTCGACGCGACGCAGATGCCGTTGGCGTTCACGAGCCAGACCTGGTCGAGTCCGGAGAAGCCTTGCGCGTCGTGCAGGAACGCGCTCACCGCGTTCAGGCGCGGGTCCTTCAGCAAGGTGGCGCGCAGGGCGGGTTCCGCCGCCGCGCCGTTCGCGGCATAATTCTGGGATTGCACCAAAGCGCGCTGGACCACGTCCATCTCGGCCATGGTGGCGGGGATGGCGCGCGACATCGCGAGGTCGCTGGCAATCACCTCGGCCATGTTGTCGACGATCGACGTGGACATCTGCCGCTGCGCGTGCAGGGCCGCGTCCAGCTCTTGCTGTACCATCCGGTCCGCGACCATGCCGGCCACGAACCAGCAAACCAGGACGACCAGCACGAAGCTGATAGGCCCGGTTGTCTGGCGCAAGGTTGTCCTGTTCATCGACCCTCTGATCCGTCTGGCTGTGGCATGCAACTCGCTCTTTCGTGGCAGCGCGCAGGCGCTGGTTCGCTCCGGTTCGCGGCGTTTCGCGTCGTTTCGTTATCCCCGGATTTTAACCGTCACGGGGCCCGGCGCCACCGTTATTGCGGGAATGCGAAGCATCTATGCGCAGCCGATCAGGTCCATAACGGCAGTCCGGTCCGTTTCTTGATGGCAGTGCGGGTTTTCCGCATCGGCGAGGCAAAGTCCAGCGGGTCCGTCGCGCTTTTGCCGCGGGTTCGCGGCGAGATCGGGCGATTTGCCGGGAAAGGTTGTGCCTGAAACATAGGATGGTGTAGTGTCGTGCCGTCCAAAACAAGGAAAGCCCGCCAGCCTTCGGGCGGCGCCTGCGGCGACAGGAGTCCGGCTCGACGGTTATGGTCCCGGACGGGCTCGTCCACGGATCCGGCCGTCACCGGTCCACGTGTCTCCAACGCTAACGATTTACCGCGCCCACGCGTTTTTGCCATGCCTGATTTCCGCTTTCCGGACCGATCTTCAGACCGCCGTGTACTCAAGGCGGCTTCCTTCGACCGTTCGAACGCCTGTCACAACGGGGAGGGCCTCTGATGGATTTCAGCTTCAACCTCAAACGCACCGCGAATGCCTCCGCATGGCGCGTGCTGCCCAACCGCTGGGACTTCGTCGCGTTCCCGCTGATCATCTGCATCATCGCGATGGCGGCGATCGGTTTTCACGAGACGCTGGCGCCGATGTCGACGCTGAAGACCCAGGCCATCTCGCTCGATCCGTCCAATCTGCCTGAATACGCGATGCGCACCACGCTGCGCATGCTGGCGGCAATGGTCGCCTCACTGATCTTCACGCTGGTGTATGGCACGCTGGCCGCCAAGAGCCGGCGCGCCGGTCTCGTGCTGGTGCCGATCCTGGACATCCTGCAGTCGGTGCCGGTGCTCGGCTACATTTCGTTTACGGTCACCTTCTTCCTCGCGCTGTTCCCGGGCCGCGTGCTCGGCGCCGAACTCGCCGCGATCTTCGCGATCTTCACGAGCCAGGCGTGGAACATGACGTTCAGCTTCTATCAGTCGCTGCGCACGGTGCCGCGCGATCTGGACGAAGTGTCGCGCGGCTTTCATCTGACGTCGTGGCAGCGCTTCTGGAAGCTCGAAGTGCCGTTCTCGATGCCTGGCCTCATCTGGAACATGATGATGTCGATGTCGGGCGGCTGGTTCTTCGTGGTGGCGTCCGAGGCGATCACGGTCGGCAACAACACCATCACGCTGCCGGGCATCGGCGCGTATCTGGCCCAGGCGATCTCGGACAAGAACCTGCACGCGGTCGGCTGGGTGATCCTCGCGATGACGGTCGTGATTCTCGCGTACGACCAGTTCCTGTTCCGCCCGCTGGTCGCGTGGGCCGACAAGTTCCGCATGGAAAACACCAGCTCGGGCGATGCGCCGGAGTCGTGGCTGCTCGACCTGATCCGTCGCACGCGGCTGATTCACCGCTTGCTGGTGCCGCTCGGCTGGATGTTCGCGAAGGCCGCGCGGGTGCGCTTCCAGTTGCCGGCGTTCAGCGCGCCGCGCTTCCAGATTCCGCAGCGCGAGAAGAACTCGCGCGTCGGCGACATCCTGTGGGCGGTGCTGGTGCTGCTCGCCACGGTCTATGTGGTGTACCGCGTGTTCACCTACGTGCGTACCGGCGTGTCGCTCGACGAGGTCGGCCATGTGTTCGTGCTCGGTCTCATCACGCTGCTGCGCGTGGTGCTGCTGATCGCGATCGCGTCGGTGATCTGGGTGCCGCTCGGGGTGCTGATCGGACTGCGTCCGGCGCTGTCCGAGAAGATCCAGCCGCTCGCGCAGTTCCTCGCCGCGTTCCCGGCCAACCTGCTGTTCCCGGTGTTCGTGATCGTGATCGTGCGCTTTCATCTGAACCCGGACATCTGGCTGTCGCCGCTGATCGTGCTCGGCACCCAGTGGTATATCCTCTTCAACGTGATTGCCGGCGCCAGTTCGTATCCGAACGACTATCGCGAGGCGGCGAAGAATTTTCACATCCGCGGTTGGCAGTGGTGGCGTCAGGCCATGCTGCCGGGCATCTTCCCGTACTACGTGACCGGCGCGATCACCGCGTCGGGCGGTGCGTGGAACGCCAGCATCGTCGCGGAATTCGTGCAGTGGGGCGACACCAAGGTCGCCGCGCATGGCCTGGGGGCGTACATCGCGCAGACGACCGCCGCCGGCGACTATCCGAAGATCATTCTGGGCATCGCCGTGATGTCCCTGTTCGTGACTCTGTTCAACCGTCTGCTGTGGCGTCCGATGTACGCCTACGCCGAATCCAAGCTCCGGTTAGATTGAGAATTAAAGGCCAAACGCGATGCAAAATCCTAAAGCTGCTATGACCGCCACGCCGATCCAGACGCCGCCGATGCCGCCCCGCCTCGGCGAAGAGATCCTGCGCGTCAAGGACGTGTGCCGCGGCTTCAACAAGTCGCAGGGCGAACTGCTGGTCCTCGACGACGCCAATCTGTCGCTGCGCGAAGGCGAGATCGTCGGTCTGCTGGGCCGTTCGGGCTCGGGCAAGTCGACGCTGTTGCGCATCATCGCCGGTCTGATCGAACCGACCGACGGCGAAGTCACCTATATGGGCAAACCGCTCGACGGCCCGGCGCGCGGCGTCGCGATGGTGTTCCAGACCTTCGCGCTGTTCCCGTGGCTGACCGTGCTGCAGAACGTGGAAGCGGGCCTGGAGGCGCAAGGCGTCGGCGCCAGCGAACGGCGTACGCGCGCGCTCGCGGCGATCGACCTGATCGGTCTCGACGGTTTCGAAAACGCGTATCCGCGCGAGTTGTCGGGCGGCATGCGTCAGCGCGTCGGCTTCGCGCGCGCGCTGGTGGTCGACCCCACGCTGCTGCTGATGGACGAGCCGTTCTCCGCGCTCGACGTGCTGACCGCCGAAACGCTGCGTACCGACCTGCTGGATCTGTGGACGCAAGGCCGCATGCCGATCAAGGCGGTGCTGATCGTCACGCACAACATCGAGGAAGCGGTGTTCATGTGCGACCGCATTCTGGTGCTGTCGTCGAATCCGGGCCGCGTGATCGCCGAGATCAAGGTGCCGTTCAAGCACCCGCGCAACCGGCTGGACCCGGCGTTCCGCCGCCTCGTCGACGAGATCTACGCGAAGATGACCGCGCGTCAGACCGACGAGAAGACCAAGAAGGGGCTGGAGCTGCACAGCTGGCTGCCGCACGTGTCGACCAACCTGATGGCGGGTCTGATCGAGACGCTCGCCGCCGCGCCGTACCACGGCCGCGCGGACATGCCGGAAATCGCCCGTTCGCTGCATCTGGAGGTCGACGATCTGTTCCCGGTGGCCGAAGTGCTGCAACACCTCGGTTTTGCCGATGTGCGCGAGGGCGACATTTTCCTGACGCCGCCGGCGCGCGTGTTCTCCGAGTTCGGCACGCAGGAGCGGAAGATGATGTTCGCCGAGCATCTGCTGCGGCACGTGCCGCTCGCCGCGCGGATCAAGAAGGTGCTGAACGAGCGTCCGGGGCATCGCGCGCCGCGCGTGCGCTTCGAGCAGGAGCTGGAAGACTTCCTGTCGGACAGCGCAGCGGAAGAGACGCTCGACGCGGTCATCAACTGGGGCCGTTATGGCGAGATCTTCTCGTATAACGACCAGACGGAAATCTTCAGCCTGGAAGACGTCGAGTCCTGAGCGCGGCGCGGGCGGTCCGGCCAAAAGCGGTCCGACGCAAAAGCGGATCGCAAAAGAAAACGGCAGGGGAATCAATCCCTGCCGTTTTTTTATGGGTGTTCGTTGCAGCCGCGCACGCCTACTGCAGATTCCCCCAACGCTCCACCGCCGGTTCCGCCGACGCCCACTTCCAGCCCTTGTCCTGCTGACACGCGCTTGCGGTGTACCAGTCTTCGTGCGCCTTCGCGCCTTCGCCTTCCTGTACCGAGAACACGAACTCCTTGCACAGCGCGAGCGCCGAGCCGAACGCGCGCGTGACGCGCACCTGGCCGTGGCCGTTCTCGATCGGCAGCGTATGCTTGATCGCCCACGGCCGCGTTTCGCCGACCGGCATCGCGCCCGCGAGCGCGGCGATCAGGTCCTGCTGATCCTGATGCATGCCGCGCATATAGCGGCCGACGGCTTCGTCGGTCGCGGCCTGCACGGCGATGCCGACGCCGATGCCGATCGCCGGATTCGACGTCACCAGACCCGACGCGACGCCCGCGGCCGCACCGCTCGCCGCGCCGACGGACGAACAGCCGCTCGTCATCAGGCTCGCGCCGACGCACAGCACGCCGGCCAGCACGAGCCGCACGCGATGACCGGCAAACACACCCGCCGTCATTGCAGCGCGCCCCAACGTTCGGTAGCGGGCTCGGCCGACGCCCACTTCCAGTTGTCGCCGTCGCGGCAGATCGACGCGACGTAAAACGCGCTATTGGCCGGCACATTCTTGGTGGCCGCATGGTCGACCGAGAACACGATCTCCTTGCAATCGAGCGCGCCCGTGCTGATCGCGCGGCTCACCGTCACGCGGCCGTGTTCGTCGTCTTCGATCGGGAAGGAATGCGTGACGCTCCACGGCGCCACCGCGCCGACATCGAGCGGCCCGGCGATCCGGGCGATGCCGTCCTGCGTATTCGTGTGGACCACGCGCTCCGAGTACTGCACGCCCGCGCGCGCGGCGGCGACCGCGCCGAGGCCGATGCCGGTGGCGACCGCCGCATTGCTGGTCACCTTGGCCGCGATCGCGGCCCCGCCGATACCGGCGCCGGCGGTCGCGCCTTCCGAGTACAGCGAGCTACAGCCGCTGAGCGCCGACGTGATCGCCACGGCCAGCGCGACGAGCGCGGTTGCATTCGGACGTCCACGCCCGGCCGTCTGTTTTGCCCATGCGGCCCACACCATACTTTTTTGCATTTCCCTGTCTCTGCTCCTGCAAGTGCCTTTCGTTCACGCGCGAAGGGCAGGGTGAGCGAGCGGCACGTCATCCTGTTACGGCAAGAATTCCGCACTACGTGCTGCCGCATTTTGCAGGATGCGATTTGTAATTGGCAGGGGAAAAATGCAAGCAATTGCAAAAAGTGATGCGAGCCAAACGGGTTTCTGATGGACAGTAGCCCGATCGG
The sequence above is a segment of the Paraburkholderia sp. D15 genome. Coding sequences within it:
- a CDS encoding nitrate/sulfonate/bicarbonate ABC transporter ATP-binding protein; translated protein: MQNPKAAMTATPIQTPPMPPRLGEEILRVKDVCRGFNKSQGELLVLDDANLSLREGEIVGLLGRSGSGKSTLLRIIAGLIEPTDGEVTYMGKPLDGPARGVAMVFQTFALFPWLTVLQNVEAGLEAQGVGASERRTRALAAIDLIGLDGFENAYPRELSGGMRQRVGFARALVVDPTLLLMDEPFSALDVLTAETLRTDLLDLWTQGRMPIKAVLIVTHNIEEAVFMCDRILVLSSNPGRVIAEIKVPFKHPRNRLDPAFRRLVDEIYAKMTARQTDEKTKKGLELHSWLPHVSTNLMAGLIETLAAAPYHGRADMPEIARSLHLEVDDLFPVAEVLQHLGFADVREGDIFLTPPARVFSEFGTQERKMMFAEHLLRHVPLAARIKKVLNERPGHRAPRVRFEQELEDFLSDSAAEETLDAVINWGRYGEIFSYNDQTEIFSLEDVES
- a CDS encoding ATP-binding protein, producing MRRPIDSLFGRLALLVVAVLLASHFAWFALMRLERTQQQTRYAVEEATFLVDAVRQHALHTPDQPLPSRVKLVDPASPAVPAERSDMPAPLERFVEDARDRMPAGTQVRIGEPGRPPELWVRGPTDAKWIVVPVQPLRPPRSRDRMAVWLALIFSFAVMLALFAAWALQRPLRSLAQAVTRFGRGLPVPPVPERGPRELRQLTHGFNQMVQEVARTENDRAVMLAGVAHDLKTPLARLRLRAEMMEEVKMRDGVVRDVDSMTHIVEQFLVFAHDGADRSEAVEVDAQCERVVRSYRAVASGATTVQTELHAGPAFLLPAATLDRILSNLLDNAHAYGAPPIVVATARTAQGYTLSVRDNGSGIAAQDLINASRPFVRLDPARGGNGHSGLGLAIVERLVRRAGGEWEIGNHEGRGLRVLMSFPFEVVPRVAAASESVW
- a CDS encoding ABC transporter permease subunit translates to MDFSFNLKRTANASAWRVLPNRWDFVAFPLIICIIAMAAIGFHETLAPMSTLKTQAISLDPSNLPEYAMRTTLRMLAAMVASLIFTLVYGTLAAKSRRAGLVLVPILDILQSVPVLGYISFTVTFFLALFPGRVLGAELAAIFAIFTSQAWNMTFSFYQSLRTVPRDLDEVSRGFHLTSWQRFWKLEVPFSMPGLIWNMMMSMSGGWFFVVASEAITVGNNTITLPGIGAYLAQAISDKNLHAVGWVILAMTVVILAYDQFLFRPLVAWADKFRMENTSSGDAPESWLLDLIRRTRLIHRLLVPLGWMFAKAARVRFQLPAFSAPRFQIPQREKNSRVGDILWAVLVLLATVYVVYRVFTYVRTGVSLDEVGHVFVLGLITLLRVVLLIAIASVIWVPLGVLIGLRPALSEKIQPLAQFLAAFPANLLFPVFVIVIVRFHLNPDIWLSPLIVLGTQWYILFNVIAGASSYPNDYREAAKNFHIRGWQWWRQAMLPGIFPYYVTGAITASGGAWNASIVAEFVQWGDTKVAAHGLGAYIAQTTAAGDYPKIILGIAVMSLFVTLFNRLLWRPMYAYAESKLRLD
- a CDS encoding sensor domain-containing diguanylate cyclase — encoded protein: MNRTTLRQTTGPISFVLVVLVCWFVAGMVADRMVQQELDAALHAQRQMSTSIVDNMAEVIASDLAMSRAIPATMAEMDVVQRALVQSQNYAANGAAAEPALRATLLKDPRLNAVSAFLHDAQGFSGLDQVWLVNANGICVASSNSVSNPLAAQQSFVGVDMRQRGYLANALLGAFAEAYGVGRASGEPGIFIAAPVYADGLLVGVVVAKVGIARLRHWVAHAGTFVADENGVIIMAHDSSLEGHALPNSRVTQMSVEDRKVVYRRETFSDIKIRVDEQVRDQAPWVPAAIAGQLFGMAERPVPSLYQARTGLNSGLSAHLVDPLAAWPELLRNHKRDHLLVFLTLAGTVALAWVITVSYVRERRHHRATRDLAEQLQAANTLLSAEARHDALTGALSRRYFLDLLRHEIERAHASNEPLCMAIADLDHFKQINDRFGHAAGDRALEHFVDTCRAELRGADAIGRLGGEEFGLLLPATALAGGREVVERLRLRLKAVPSPKLPASVGLSVSIGITELSPDDLPERIISRADTALYAAKSGGRDRTEALPPDDTAPPARTVASVW